GGCGGTGCGGATCAGGGCCAGCATACTGGATTCACAGCCCTCGGCGATGATGGCCAGCAGATCACGCAGTCGCCCGCAGCGATCCGTGTCTGCGATGGGCAGATTCTTGATCAGCACCGAGACGTGCGGATAGTTGACGATCAGCCGCTGACGGAACTGAAAGATCCGGTCCAGATCCCGCATCATGGCAAACACCGACTCTTCGAGCGGGGTGGCGCGCCCCGATTCGATGAACGTCAGGGTCTCGCCCGGCGGGCGCAGTTGGACATTGGCCTCCAGGCCGTATTCGCGCAGGGTCGCGATGGTCAGTTGTGCCAGCTCGGCCGGCTCGCGACAGGACTGACTGTTGCGCAGGAATTGCAGCGCCGTCCCCGTTTCGCCCAGATTGGTGAGAAATCCCATCGCCATCTGTCGGGCCGAATCCGCGCTGGCCTTGAGCTGCTTGCGCTCGGCGACCAGACTCACCATGACCCGGACCTTACGCACCAGCTCCGGCGGCAGGATCGGTTTGACGATGAAGTCGTCGCCGCCGGATTCGTAGGCTTGCAGGCGGCTTTCCAGTGAATCCTTGGCCGAGACGAAGATGACCGCCGGTTGCTCTTCGGCGGGCAGACGCTTGCGCAGACGGCGGCAGGTTTCGTAGCCATCGAGGCCCGGCATGGCGATGTCCAGCAGGATCACATCGGGCCGGCTGTCCTCCAGGGCCGTCAGGGCCGCGTCGCCCGAATCGAACAGGCACGTTTCGAACGTGGTCCGCAGTGCGAGATCGAGAGAGGCGGCGGTGATCTCGTCGTCGTCGACGATCATCACCCGATTGTTGATCGAATCGTGCATGATTGTATCCACTGTGTTGATCGGTTCGAGCAGCGTTCAGGTCGATGGCTCACGCTCGTCCCAGCTCGCCTTGATCTCCAGGATCTGCGGCATGATGGCCATGAAGCGTTCGATCAAGCGTGGTTCGAACTGCTGGCCGCTTGCGGTCTGCATGGTCTCCAGGGTGCGCTCGATCGGCCAGGCTTCCTTGTAGGGACGCTTCATGGTGAGCGCATCGAAGACGTCGGCGATGGCGACGATTCGCGCCGATTCGGGGATGTCCTCGCCGGCCAGACCGCGCGGATAACCGCCGCCGTCCCAGTGTTCATGATGACAATGGGCGATCTCGGCGGCGAGCTGGAAGATAGGGGCCTCGCTGGCGGAGAGGATCTCATGGCCGATCTGGCTGTGAGTGCGCATGATGGCCCATTCTTCGGCGTCCAGCTTGCCGGGCTTGCGCAGGAGGGCATCCGGGATGCCGATCTTGCCGGTATCGTGCATGGGCGCGGCCAGTTCGAGCAGCTCGCAGCGCTCCGGCAACCAGCCGGCCGCCTCGGCCAGCCGGCGCGCGTAGGCGGCCATGCGCCACATATGCACGCCGGTGTCGCTGTCGTTGTAGTGGCCGGCCTTGGCGAGCATGGCCAGGGCATCGCGATAGCTCCTGTCGAGCTGCTTGGCCTGCACCAGCGACAGATGGGCCCGCACCCGTGCCCGCACGATGCCGGCCGTGACCGGCTTGACCAGATAGTCCACGCAGCCGACGTCGAATCCCCGTTCCTCGTCGCCCAACTGCGAGAGCGTGGTGACGAAGATCACCGGGATGGCCTCGGTGCTGGGATCGGCCTTCAGGGCGCTGCACGCACTGTAGCCGTCCATGCCGGGCATCTGGATGTCGAGCAGAATCAGGCTGGGGTGATGGCGTTTGGCCAGCTCGACGGCATCGAGTCCGTTGCGCGCGAACAGCAGCGAATAATCCGGCTCCAGGATCTGGCGCAGGACGGCCAGATTGGCCGGCTCGTCATCCACGACAAGCAAACGGGCGGGTAACATGGTTTACTCCGGGGGTGTAAAACCCAACTCATGGTTCAGGGTGCGTGCCAGTGACTCGGCGCGCCGGAAATCGAAGTCGCCAAGAGATCGCTGGAGCGCGTCGAGCGTCGTCAGGGCTTCGCCGTCGAGCGCCGCGCGCAGATGTTCCAGCC
The sequence above is drawn from the Allochromatium vinosum DSM 180 genome and encodes:
- a CDS encoding response regulator, giving the protein MHDSINNRVMIVDDDEITAASLDLALRTTFETCLFDSGDAALTALEDSRPDVILLDIAMPGLDGYETCRRLRKRLPAEEQPAVIFVSAKDSLESRLQAYESGGDDFIVKPILPPELVRKVRVMVSLVAERKQLKASADSARQMAMGFLTNLGETGTALQFLRNSQSCREPAELAQLTIATLREYGLEANVQLRPPGETLTFIESGRATPLEESVFAMMRDLDRIFQFRQRLIVNYPHVSVLIKNLPIADTDRCGRLRDLLAIIAEGCESSMLALIRTAEIETRTRQLQQTSAAVQAAITSLHAQYQAQQADTRIILHQMHDKFAHDLMFLGLTETQEDRLMQLLDSSIEETLELFARGLDFGDKLAQLRRGLATDDQVYVASSRTNPAPLPAAGSSDDIELW
- a CDS encoding response regulator, translating into MLPARLLVVDDEPANLAVLRQILEPDYSLLFARNGLDAVELAKRHHPSLILLDIQMPGMDGYSACSALKADPSTEAIPVIFVTTLSQLGDEERGFDVGCVDYLVKPVTAGIVRARVRAHLSLVQAKQLDRSYRDALAMLAKAGHYNDSDTGVHMWRMAAYARRLAEAAGWLPERCELLELAAPMHDTGKIGIPDALLRKPGKLDAEEWAIMRTHSQIGHEILSASEAPIFQLAAEIAHCHHEHWDGGGYPRGLAGEDIPESARIVAIADVFDALTMKRPYKEAWPIERTLETMQTASGQQFEPRLIERFMAIMPQILEIKASWDEREPST